In Cydia pomonella isolate Wapato2018A chromosome 27, ilCydPomo1, whole genome shotgun sequence, a single genomic region encodes these proteins:
- the LOC133532772 gene encoding putative aminopeptidase W07G4.4: MSPVKIVDYVKKTFAGCSNVVITAFDDDKYIKEEFPLLAAVSRASNRVDRHKPCVLQIVYTPSNEARVTETLMLIGKGVTYDTGGADIKISGKMAGMSRDKSGAAAVAGFIKACSILKPPHLKVIGTLCLCRNSIGADSYVADELLVSRSGKTVRVTNTDAEGRFAMADALFKLGEVANKHINPHIYTIATLTGHARACYGGYIAAMDNYAARATNHSNRLQFSGTRVAEGIEVSVIRPEDLSVNDGKCKGDDLIQVDMEAKARHHQLAAGFLIKVGGLEDRNVKYTHLDIAGAAGSPPEEPTAVPILTLCHLHKVTTL; encoded by the coding sequence ATGTCACCAGTAAAAATTGTTGATTATGTAAAAAAGACTTTCGCTGGTTGCAGTAACGTGGTCATAACTGcttttgatgatgataaatacattaaagAGGAGTTCCCGCTTTTGGCAGCTGTATCTAGAGCATCCAATCGCGTAGATAGGCATAAACCTTGTGTGCTACAAATAGTATACACTCCTTCGAACGAAGCTAGAGTCACTGAAACTCTAATGCTGATCGGTAAAGGAGTAACTTACGACACAGGCGGCGCTGACATCAAGATATCAGGCAAAATGGCTGGAATGTCTAGAGATAAAAGTGGAGCAGCAGCCGTAGCTGGATTCATAAAGGCCTGCTCCATACTTAAACCACCACATCTAAAGGTCATCGGGACCCTCTGTCTCTGCAGGAACTCTATTGGGGCGGATTCTTACGTGGCTGATGAATTACTAGTCTCCAGAAGCGGTAAAACTGTTAGAGTGACGAACACAGATGCGGAAGGTCGATTCGCAATGGCTGATGCACTTTTCAAGCTGGGGGAAGTCGCTAATAAGCATATAAATCCACATATCTACACTATAGCAACCTTGACAGGGCATGCTAGGGCTTGCTATGGAGGATATATAGCTGCAATGGATAACTACGCTGCTAGAGCGACGAACCACTCTAACAGACTTCAGTTCAGCGGTACTAGGGTCGCAGAAGGCATAGAAGTGTCTGTGATAAGACCTGAAGATCTCTCAGTCAATGATGGTAAATGCAAAGGCGATGATCTTATTCAAGTGGACATGGAAGCGAAGGCTCGTCATCATCAGCTCGCCGCCGGGTTTCTGATTAAAGTAGGGGGTCTGGAGGATAGGAATGTCAAATATACTCATCTGGATATCGCTGGAGCAGCCGGGTCGCCTCCTGAAGAACCTACGGCTGTGCCTATTCTCACTTTATGCCATTTGCACAAAGTTACAACACTGTAa